One window from the genome of Dyadobacter sp. CECT 9275 encodes:
- a CDS encoding RagB/SusD family nutrient uptake outer membrane protein → MGAITNHLYTKIVTVLCIILLTACDNYLDVTPTDQVSDNNAWESTGNADMFLNDIYGSLLGPFTTNDPDESLSDNTMRGSSSGYTFTTYAKSSYTPGSVRDEWTTNYAKIRKCNLFIEKVVASSLPEAWKKQRIGEARFLRAYFYQVLWVRYGGVPLISDVLNRAEQGDEIFRERSTSQETFKYITDECAAIVSDLPASPEAGRVGKGAALTLKGWCELFQASPLNNPQNDKALWAAAAATNKQVMDLNVYSLFPNLETLFYEENNNNAEVIFDKAYLGGTALGSSKEGLHGAWFVGGTQRAWSAPNPTQEIVDSYYMANGLPITDPASGYDPQNPYRNREKRFYESIIYDGCTWLGYEMEMWIGSNSKNTLDLSSANEATNTGYYLRKGLNPRFEFPIGDQKLSSAHFVIFRYAEVLLSYAEAANEATGPDKSVYEAVNKVRARSGLPALKEGLTQAEMRVWIQQERRVELAFEEKRWPDLLRLKMAEKTLNGSFHAMRIVKEGGKKVYSVIEAPNGGRLFSASKNYFLPIPQVVIDKNAKLKQNPNY, encoded by the coding sequence ATGGGAGCAATAACCAACCATTTGTATACAAAAATTGTAACAGTGCTTTGTATCATACTGCTCACAGCGTGTGACAATTATCTGGATGTCACACCAACGGACCAGGTTTCTGATAACAATGCATGGGAGTCGACAGGCAACGCGGACATGTTTCTCAATGATATCTACGGAAGTCTGCTGGGACCATTTACGACGAACGATCCGGACGAAAGTCTTTCGGATAACACCATGCGGGGCTCGTCTTCCGGGTATACTTTTACAACCTATGCCAAGTCCAGTTATACCCCGGGCTCGGTAAGGGACGAGTGGACCACCAACTACGCTAAAATCAGAAAATGTAATTTGTTTATCGAGAAGGTTGTTGCATCATCGCTTCCTGAAGCCTGGAAGAAGCAAAGGATTGGTGAAGCGCGTTTTTTACGTGCCTACTTTTATCAGGTGCTCTGGGTCCGGTATGGTGGGGTACCTCTTATATCCGATGTATTGAACCGTGCCGAGCAGGGCGATGAGATTTTCAGGGAACGGAGTACTTCCCAGGAAACCTTTAAGTACATTACCGATGAATGCGCGGCCATTGTCAGTGATCTGCCAGCGAGCCCGGAAGCGGGAAGGGTAGGCAAGGGTGCTGCACTGACGCTGAAAGGCTGGTGTGAACTTTTTCAGGCAAGCCCACTGAATAACCCGCAGAACGATAAGGCATTGTGGGCTGCTGCTGCGGCAACCAATAAACAGGTGATGGACCTCAATGTTTATAGTCTTTTCCCTAACCTGGAAACATTGTTTTACGAGGAAAACAATAACAATGCCGAAGTTATTTTCGATAAGGCTTACCTGGGAGGTACTGCGCTGGGCAGCAGCAAGGAGGGCCTCCATGGTGCCTGGTTTGTGGGGGGGACACAGCGGGCATGGAGCGCACCCAACCCGACACAGGAAATTGTTGACTCCTATTATATGGCGAACGGTCTCCCCATCACAGATCCGGCCTCCGGATATGATCCCCAAAATCCGTATCGGAACCGTGAGAAAAGATTTTATGAATCTATTATCTATGACGGATGTACCTGGCTGGGATACGAAATGGAAATGTGGATCGGGTCCAACTCAAAAAATACCCTGGATTTGTCCAGTGCCAACGAAGCCACCAATACTGGATACTACCTGCGAAAAGGATTGAACCCCAGGTTTGAGTTCCCGATCGGGGATCAGAAGCTTAGCAGTGCTCATTTTGTTATTTTCCGTTATGCCGAAGTCCTTTTGAGTTATGCCGAAGCCGCCAACGAAGCAACAGGTCCGGATAAGTCGGTCTATGAGGCGGTTAATAAAGTGAGGGCGAGGTCGGGGTTGCCTGCTCTTAAAGAGGGACTCACGCAGGCTGAGATGCGGGTATGGATTCAGCAGGAAAGAAGGGTTGAGCTGGCGTTTGAGGAAAAGCGATGGCCGGATTTGTTAAGGCTCAAAATGGCGGAAAAAACATTAAACGGATCTTTTCATGCCATGCGGATTGTAAAAGAAGGCGGTAAAAAGGTGTATTCAGTTATTGAAGCACCCAACGGCGGGCGGTTGTTTTCTGCCAGCAAGAATTATTTTCTGCCCATTCCGCAAGTGGTGATAGATAAGAACGCCAAACTGAAACAGAATCCTAATTATTGA
- a CDS encoding SusC/RagA family TonB-linked outer membrane protein, producing the protein MNLFITEPKGPGRRSMFLLFHQPTLQFVMRVSFFYIFCALYSAQALWAGTAHSQKLEEVRVTVELRNEKLKSLFSKIEKQSSLRFAYNEREVSMFHVSLPKASYSVKELLDLGLRETSLTYRQLDKSVIIYPVKETKRSSVPSEKTGQVQEKEALPVLTGRVIDEKGEGLPGVSILIKGTHQGTTTDNQGAFSLEVADPAAVLVFSFVGYVSQEVPVGTRSVLEIVLKADTKALDELVVVGYGTQKKTSVTAAVSTLKGDEIASTPIANLSNGLGGRVPGVIFRQGSGEPGRDASSIYIRGIATTGNNQPLLVVDNIPRSFQDLDPNSIESITVLKDAAAVSPYGVAGANGVILVTTKRGKTGAPTMSYNGYIGFQNPTVLTKYPNSFEYASLVNAASKNEGLPAKYSEAELQKYKDGSDPDNYPNNSPWDLVNKNAPLTSHNIEVSGGTDKVTYYGSLGYQYEGGLFGATFQHRFNLNFNLDAQVTKTTKVSLGLKGREQNNHYPSATTDRMFITITNAQPSWTQVYSNGLDGNLLAGLIHSDGYRKTNTSQIYSQLSVDQDISFVPGLKLKGAVAFDPTHTFNKNWLKPIPVWSLNSTTKQYTVSYAERSAAELTESYSRASQLTFQGSINYNRSFKKHGIGLLALFESKGNDLLSFGATRKNFGLGIDELDLGSSNQADISNTGSSSKARQVGLVYRAQYDYDGKYLFEASGRYDGSYYFAPGKKFGFFPAFSVGWRLSEENFIRENFNWINNLKVRASYGEVGALAGSAFQYLSTYGVYGPAYVLGNKAVQGTRERTEPNPNITWERAKKTDIGIEATLWKGKMTVEADYFFEKRSNMLTNPDVTVPAEYGIGLSQVNAGVMKNNGIDLSVSTTHSLTKDLQVSLTGNFTYAKNSLLRVFETASTYNNENRRRTNRPLGTQFGYKSLGFFQVDDFTSTGALKEGIAVQPWGKVQPGDIRYADMNNDGKITTDDETVIGHSDVPQIIYGVMPSVKFKGITLDLLFQGAAKTNFYTSLYAAWAFYGGTVPVKENLDYWTPENTNAKNPRITSAPTTNNTQTSSFWMNNSSYLRLKSAMLSYSLPAVILEKVKFQNVRVFVSGQNILTWTKIVNYDPENIVSSGLNYPQQRVISLGLNITF; encoded by the coding sequence TTACAGCGCTCAGGCATTATGGGCTGGTACAGCTCACAGTCAGAAGCTGGAGGAAGTCCGGGTTACAGTGGAACTCCGGAACGAGAAGCTAAAATCGCTTTTCAGTAAAATTGAAAAGCAGTCGAGCCTGCGGTTTGCGTACAATGAGCGGGAGGTTAGTATGTTTCATGTCAGCCTGCCAAAGGCTTCTTATTCGGTTAAAGAATTGCTGGATCTGGGACTGCGGGAAACCTCACTGACCTACCGGCAACTGGATAAAAGCGTCATTATCTATCCGGTTAAAGAAACGAAAAGGTCTTCCGTCCCTTCGGAAAAGACTGGCCAGGTTCAGGAAAAAGAGGCCCTGCCGGTACTTACCGGCAGGGTGATTGACGAAAAAGGAGAGGGGTTGCCCGGCGTAAGTATTCTGATCAAGGGAACGCACCAGGGAACTACGACGGATAATCAGGGAGCGTTTTCTCTTGAGGTGGCCGACCCGGCAGCCGTACTTGTGTTTTCATTTGTAGGGTACGTGAGCCAGGAGGTACCCGTCGGTACCCGTTCTGTGCTGGAAATTGTACTGAAGGCGGATACTAAAGCACTCGATGAGTTGGTGGTGGTAGGTTATGGAACGCAAAAGAAGACATCCGTAACAGCTGCGGTTTCTACCTTAAAGGGGGATGAAATTGCTTCAACACCCATTGCGAACCTGAGCAACGGGCTGGGTGGCAGGGTGCCGGGGGTGATCTTCCGGCAGGGTTCGGGAGAACCGGGCAGGGATGCTTCCAGCATTTATATCAGAGGGATAGCAACCACAGGGAACAACCAACCCCTGCTTGTAGTTGACAACATTCCAAGGTCATTTCAGGATCTGGATCCTAATTCCATTGAAAGTATTACAGTGCTGAAAGATGCCGCGGCCGTGTCTCCCTACGGTGTGGCAGGAGCTAACGGGGTAATTTTGGTTACCACTAAAAGAGGGAAAACCGGAGCCCCAACTATGTCATACAACGGATATATCGGTTTTCAGAACCCAACCGTTTTGACCAAATATCCAAATTCCTTTGAATATGCTTCCCTGGTTAACGCGGCTTCAAAAAACGAAGGCCTTCCTGCGAAATACTCCGAAGCTGAACTTCAGAAATATAAGGATGGCTCCGACCCGGACAATTATCCCAACAACAGTCCCTGGGACCTGGTCAATAAAAATGCGCCGCTTACCAGCCACAACATAGAGGTGTCTGGTGGTACCGACAAAGTTACCTATTACGGCAGCCTGGGATATCAGTATGAAGGCGGGCTTTTTGGTGCAACCTTCCAGCATCGTTTCAACCTTAACTTTAACCTGGATGCGCAGGTTACCAAAACGACAAAAGTATCACTCGGCCTCAAAGGAAGAGAGCAAAATAACCATTACCCCTCGGCTACTACAGACAGGATGTTCATTACCATTACAAACGCCCAGCCATCCTGGACGCAGGTTTATTCCAACGGATTGGATGGGAACCTGCTGGCGGGGCTGATCCACAGTGACGGTTACCGCAAAACAAACACCTCGCAGATATACTCGCAGTTATCTGTGGACCAGGATATTTCTTTCGTTCCAGGGCTGAAATTAAAGGGTGCCGTTGCCTTTGACCCAACCCATACGTTCAACAAAAACTGGCTGAAACCGATACCGGTGTGGTCACTGAACAGCACTACCAAGCAATACACCGTTTCGTATGCCGAAAGATCAGCGGCGGAGTTAACGGAAAGTTACAGCCGTGCCTCACAGCTGACATTTCAGGGCAGTATCAATTACAACCGCTCGTTTAAAAAACATGGCATAGGGCTGCTGGCGCTTTTTGAGTCCAAAGGAAACGACCTGCTTTCTTTTGGTGCAACCCGTAAAAACTTCGGGTTGGGTATTGATGAACTCGATCTGGGTAGTTCAAACCAGGCCGATATTTCCAATACCGGCAGTTCCAGCAAGGCCCGTCAGGTTGGCCTTGTTTATCGTGCGCAGTACGATTATGACGGCAAGTACCTCTTCGAAGCCAGTGGCCGGTATGATGGCAGTTATTATTTTGCCCCAGGTAAAAAGTTCGGGTTTTTTCCTGCGTTTTCTGTGGGCTGGCGATTATCCGAGGAAAATTTCATCAGGGAAAATTTCAACTGGATCAATAACCTGAAAGTAAGAGCGTCTTACGGAGAAGTTGGTGCTTTGGCGGGAAGCGCGTTTCAATATCTGAGCACCTACGGTGTTTACGGACCTGCGTATGTGTTAGGCAACAAGGCAGTTCAGGGCACCAGGGAACGTACGGAACCCAATCCGAATATCACCTGGGAACGGGCAAAGAAAACCGATATTGGTATTGAAGCAACACTATGGAAGGGTAAAATGACCGTTGAAGCGGATTACTTTTTTGAAAAAAGATCCAATATGCTTACCAATCCTGACGTAACCGTGCCTGCTGAATACGGGATAGGGCTGAGCCAGGTCAATGCGGGTGTAATGAAAAATAACGGAATTGACCTGTCCGTCAGCACCACACATAGTCTGACAAAGGACCTGCAGGTATCCCTGACGGGTAATTTTACTTATGCAAAGAACTCTCTTCTCAGGGTATTTGAAACCGCTTCAACCTATAACAATGAGAATAGAAGAAGAACCAACAGGCCGTTGGGGACCCAGTTCGGATACAAATCACTCGGCTTTTTCCAGGTGGATGATTTTACCTCAACAGGTGCTCTTAAGGAAGGTATAGCCGTACAGCCCTGGGGTAAAGTTCAGCCAGGGGATATCCGATATGCTGATATGAACAACGATGGTAAAATCACTACCGATGATGAAACGGTGATCGGGCATTCGGATGTTCCGCAGATTATTTATGGTGTGATGCCTTCTGTGAAGTTCAAAGGGATAACCCTCGATCTGCTTTTTCAAGGTGCTGCCAAAACCAATTTTTATACCAGCCTATACGCTGCCTGGGCTTTTTATGGCGGAACAGTCCCTGTGAAGGAAAACCTGGATTACTGGACGCCTGAAAATACCAATGCGAAAAACCCCCGGATCACCAGCGCCCCGACTACCAACAATACGCAAACTTCCTCTTTCTGGATGAATAATTCCAGCTACCTGAGGTTGAAAAGTGCCATGTTGTCTTATTCGCTGCCCGCTGTGATCCTTGAAAAGGTGAAGTTTCAGAATGTCCGGGTTTTTGTTTCAGGGCAGAACATCCTCACCTGGACAAAGATTGTTAACTATGATCCCGAAAATATTGTGAGCTCGGGACTTAACTATCCTCAGCAAAGAGTTATTTCATTGGGTTTGAACATTACATTCTAA